Proteins from one Streptomyces sp. NBC_00289 genomic window:
- the trpS gene encoding tryptophan--tRNA ligase has protein sequence MQRRPRVLSGIQPTAGSFHLGNYLGAVRQWVALQESHDAFYMVVDLHAITIPQDPAELRANTRLAAAQLLAAGLDPERCTLFVQSHVPEHAQLAWVMNCLTGFGEASRMTQFKDKSAKQGADRASVGLFTYPVLQVADILLYQANEVPVGEDQRQHIELTRDLAERFNGRFGQTFTVPKPYILRETAKIYDLQDPSIKMSKSASTPKGLINLLDDPKATAKKVKSAVTDTDTVIRFDPAAKPGVSNLLSIYSTLTGAGITELEEKYEGKGYGALKTDLAEVMVEFVTPFRERTEQYLDDPETLDSILAKGAEKARAVAAETLSQVYDRVGFLPAKH, from the coding sequence ATGCAGCGTCGCCCGCGAGTGCTCTCCGGAATCCAGCCCACCGCGGGCTCGTTCCACCTCGGCAACTACCTCGGCGCCGTCCGCCAGTGGGTGGCCCTGCAGGAGTCCCACGACGCGTTCTACATGGTCGTCGACCTGCACGCGATCACGATCCCGCAGGACCCGGCGGAGCTGCGCGCGAACACCCGGCTGGCCGCCGCCCAGCTCCTCGCGGCCGGCCTCGACCCGGAGCGCTGCACGCTCTTCGTCCAGAGCCACGTCCCCGAGCACGCCCAGCTCGCCTGGGTCATGAACTGCCTCACCGGCTTCGGTGAGGCGTCGCGCATGACCCAGTTCAAGGACAAGTCCGCCAAGCAGGGCGCCGACCGCGCCTCGGTCGGCCTGTTCACGTACCCGGTCCTCCAGGTCGCGGACATCCTGCTGTACCAGGCCAACGAGGTCCCCGTCGGCGAGGACCAGCGCCAGCACATCGAGCTCACCCGTGACCTCGCCGAGCGCTTCAACGGCCGCTTCGGCCAGACGTTCACCGTCCCCAAGCCGTACATCCTCAGGGAGACGGCGAAGATCTACGACCTTCAGGACCCGTCGATCAAGATGAGCAAGTCGGCGTCCACGCCGAAGGGCCTCATCAACCTCCTCGACGACCCCAAGGCCACCGCCAAGAAGGTCAAGAGTGCCGTCACCGACACGGACACCGTGATCCGCTTCGACCCGGCGGCCAAGCCCGGCGTCAGCAATCTCCTCTCCATCTATTCGACCCTCACCGGGGCGGGTATCACGGAACTGGAGGAGAAGTACGAGGGCAAGGGCTACGGTGCGCTCAAGACGGACCTCGCCGAGGTCATGGTCGAGTTCGTGACGCCGTTCCGGGAACGCACCGAGCAGTACCTGGACGACCCCGAGACGCTCGACTCGATCCTTGCCAAGGGTGCGGAGAAGGCCCGCGCCGTCGCCGCGGAGACCCTCTCCCAGGTGTACGACCGGGTGGGCTTCCTGCCCGCCAAGCACTGA
- a CDS encoding RNA polymerase sigma factor: MIARVRAGEPEAYAELVRAHTGIALRAAAALGAGADAEDVVQQAFVKAYCSLGRFRAGAAFKPWLLSIVANETRNTVRTAARQRTLAGREAAFAEAEPLIPEATDPATATLKSERRTALLAALEKLSAEHRLVVTYRYLLEMDEPETAQALGWPRGTVKSRLNRALRKLSRLLPGLEPWEGGDERE; the protein is encoded by the coding sequence GTGATCGCACGCGTACGCGCCGGAGAGCCGGAGGCGTACGCGGAGCTGGTGCGGGCCCACACGGGCATCGCACTGCGGGCGGCCGCGGCGCTCGGAGCGGGTGCGGACGCGGAGGACGTGGTGCAGCAGGCCTTCGTCAAGGCCTACTGCTCGCTGGGGCGGTTCCGGGCGGGCGCGGCGTTCAAGCCGTGGCTGCTTTCGATCGTCGCCAATGAGACGAGGAACACAGTGCGGACGGCGGCCCGTCAGCGCACGCTCGCCGGCCGTGAGGCGGCCTTCGCGGAGGCGGAGCCGCTGATACCGGAGGCGACGGACCCCGCGACGGCCACCCTGAAGTCGGAGCGCCGCACGGCGCTGCTCGCGGCCCTGGAGAAGCTGAGCGCGGAACACCGTCTGGTCGTCACCTACCGCTATCTCCTGGAGATGGACGAGCCGGAGACGGCCCAGGCCCTGGGCTGGCCACGCGGCACGGTGAAGTCCCGGCTCAACCGCGCGCTGCGAAAGCTGAGCCGGCTGCTGCCGGGCCTCGAACCTTGGGAAGGGGGTGACGAGCGTGAGTGA
- a CDS encoding glycine hydroxymethyltransferase, which yields MSEQQPLSTESTAFRAALDVIRAVEPRVAEAIGQEVADQREMLKLIASENYASPATLLAMGNWFSDKYAEGTIGRRFYAGCRNVDTVEALAAEHARELFGARHAYVQPHSGIDANLVAFWSVLAQRVEVPALEKAGVRQVNDLSDADWAELRQAFGNQRMLGMSLDAGGHLTHGFRPNISGKMFDQRSYGTDSATGLLDYEALRATARDFKPLIIVAGYSAYPRLVNFRIMREIADEVGATLMVDMAHFAGLVAGKVLTGDFDPVPHAQIVTTTTHKSLRGPRGGMVLCDDSLKDQVDRGCPMVLGGPLPHVMAAKAVALAEARQDSFRGYAQRIVDNSRALAEGLMRRGATLVTGGTDNHLNLIDVTSSYGLTGRQAEAALLESGIVTNRNAIPADPNGAWYTSGIRIGTPALTTRGLGTAEMDEVASLIDRVLTTTEPGTTSKGAPSKAQHILDPKIADEISRRATDLVAGFPLYPEIDLG from the coding sequence ATGTCAGAGCAGCAGCCCCTCTCCACCGAGTCCACCGCCTTCCGAGCCGCCCTCGACGTGATCCGCGCCGTCGAGCCGCGCGTCGCCGAGGCCATCGGCCAAGAGGTCGCCGACCAGCGCGAGATGCTCAAGCTGATCGCCTCCGAGAACTACGCCTCCCCGGCCACCCTCCTCGCGATGGGCAACTGGTTCAGCGACAAGTACGCCGAGGGCACCATCGGCCGCCGCTTCTACGCCGGTTGTCGCAACGTCGACACGGTCGAAGCCCTCGCCGCCGAACACGCCCGGGAACTGTTCGGCGCCCGCCACGCCTACGTCCAGCCGCACTCCGGCATCGACGCCAACCTCGTCGCCTTCTGGTCCGTCCTCGCTCAGCGCGTCGAGGTCCCCGCCCTGGAGAAGGCCGGCGTCCGTCAGGTCAACGACCTCTCCGACGCCGACTGGGCCGAACTGCGCCAGGCCTTCGGCAACCAGCGCATGCTGGGCATGTCGCTGGACGCCGGCGGCCACCTCACCCACGGCTTCCGCCCGAACATCTCCGGCAAGATGTTCGACCAGCGCTCCTACGGCACCGATTCCGCCACCGGCCTCCTCGACTACGAGGCCCTGCGCGCCACCGCCCGCGACTTCAAGCCGCTCATCATCGTCGCCGGCTACTCCGCCTACCCCCGTCTCGTGAACTTCCGCATCATGCGCGAGATCGCCGACGAGGTGGGCGCCACGCTCATGGTCGACATGGCCCACTTCGCGGGTCTCGTCGCCGGCAAGGTCCTCACCGGCGACTTCGATCCCGTACCGCACGCCCAGATCGTCACCACCACCACCCACAAGTCGCTGCGCGGCCCGCGCGGCGGCATGGTCCTGTGCGACGACTCCCTCAAGGACCAGGTCGACCGCGGCTGCCCGATGGTTCTCGGCGGTCCGCTCCCGCACGTCATGGCCGCCAAGGCGGTGGCTCTGGCGGAGGCCCGCCAGGACTCCTTCCGCGGCTACGCCCAGCGCATCGTGGACAACTCCCGCGCTCTCGCCGAGGGCCTGATGCGCCGAGGCGCCACGCTCGTCACCGGCGGCACCGACAACCACCTCAACCTGATCGACGTCACCTCCTCCTACGGACTCACCGGCCGCCAGGCGGAGGCCGCGCTGCTCGAGTCCGGCATCGTCACCAACCGCAACGCCATCCCGGCCGACCCGAACGGTGCCTGGTACACCTCCGGCATCCGCATCGGCACGCCGGCCCTCACCACCCGTGGTCTCGGCACCGCCGAGATGGACGAGGTCGCGAGCCTCATCGACCGCGTCCTGACCACCACGGAGCCCGGCACGACGAGCAAGGGTGCTCCCTCCAAGGCCCAGCACATCCTCGACCCGAAGATCGCGGACGAGATCTCCCGCCGCGCCACCGACCTCGTGGCCGGCTTCCCGCTCTACCCGGAGATCGACCTCGGCTGA
- a CDS encoding DMT family transporter — MVCALGAAVCFGTATVLQAVATRTADAGEGGGDAALLLRALRQWRYLAGLALDGAGFVLQVAALRSIPIYAVGAALASSLAVTAVVAARLLKVRLSRAEWGAVIVVCAGLGMLALASGTEGERTGPTALKYAMLATAAGVLALGALGGRLPERGRPLALGLGAGFGFGVVEVAVRLIDDVSPGALLTNPATYALLLGGGAAFLLLTSALQRGSVTTATAGMVIGETIGPAAVGVVWLGDRTREGLEWLALLGFAVAVVGALALARFGEIPAEVPSDDDTLVSPSPSPPPLSPPSSPTPPSSP, encoded by the coding sequence ATGGTGTGCGCGCTTGGTGCCGCGGTCTGCTTCGGAACGGCGACGGTGTTGCAGGCGGTCGCCACACGTACGGCGGACGCGGGTGAAGGGGGCGGGGACGCGGCGCTGCTGCTGCGCGCGTTGCGGCAGTGGCGGTATCTGGCCGGGCTCGCGCTGGACGGGGCAGGCTTCGTACTCCAGGTCGCCGCGCTGCGGTCGATCCCGATCTACGCCGTGGGCGCGGCCCTGGCCTCCAGTCTCGCGGTGACCGCGGTCGTCGCGGCGCGGCTGCTCAAGGTCCGGTTGAGCCGTGCCGAGTGGGGCGCCGTGATCGTGGTGTGCGCCGGGCTCGGGATGCTGGCGCTGGCGTCCGGGACGGAAGGGGAACGGACCGGGCCGACGGCGCTGAAGTACGCGATGCTCGCCACGGCGGCCGGTGTGCTGGCCCTGGGCGCGCTCGGCGGGCGGCTGCCGGAGCGGGGGCGGCCACTCGCCCTCGGGCTGGGCGCCGGGTTCGGGTTCGGGGTGGTGGAGGTGGCGGTCCGGCTCATCGACGACGTGTCACCCGGCGCGCTGCTCACCAATCCGGCGACGTACGCGCTGCTCCTGGGCGGCGGCGCGGCGTTCCTGCTGCTCACCTCGGCGCTCCAGCGCGGCTCGGTGACGACGGCCACGGCCGGGATGGTGATCGGGGAGACGATCGGGCCGGCGGCGGTGGGCGTGGTGTGGCTGGGCGACCGTACGCGGGAGGGGCTGGAGTGGCTGGCCCTGCTGGGTTTCGCCGTGGCCGTGGTGGGGGCGTTGGCGTTGGCGCGGTTCGGGGAGATTCCGGCCGAGGTGCCCTCGGACGACGACACCCTCGTCAGCCCGTCGCCTTCGCCCCCACCTTTGTCCCCGCCTTCGTCTCCAACCCCTCCATCGTCTCCGTGA
- a CDS encoding DUF3050 domain-containing protein, with translation MPRYDWNLTDEGIDRARSAIEPARKEVTAHPIYQRITDREHLAAFMSHHVFAVWDFMSLLKSLQRELTCVDVPWVPRGSEVSRRLINDIVLVEESDELNGGFTSHFELYRAGMAEAEADTTRIDTFLALVGEGHDVSSALRVAQVPAPAAEFVRTTFGIIADRPLHCRAAAFAFSREDLIPDMFDQVIKKEGTARFPLFRDYLARHIEVDGEEHTPMAMQMVADLCGTDDTRWQEAVETATLALEARSRLWDGITETMEGLETKAGTKVGAKATG, from the coding sequence ATGCCCAGGTACGACTGGAATCTGACCGACGAGGGAATCGACCGGGCCCGTTCCGCGATCGAACCCGCGCGAAAAGAAGTCACCGCCCACCCGATCTACCAACGGATAACCGACCGGGAACACCTCGCGGCTTTCATGTCGCACCACGTGTTCGCGGTATGGGACTTCATGTCCCTGCTCAAGTCACTGCAACGGGAACTCACCTGTGTCGACGTGCCCTGGGTGCCGCGCGGTTCGGAGGTCAGCCGACGGCTCATCAACGACATCGTGCTGGTCGAGGAGAGCGACGAGCTGAACGGCGGCTTCACCAGCCACTTCGAGCTGTACCGGGCCGGCATGGCCGAGGCGGAGGCCGACACGACCAGGATCGACACGTTCCTCGCACTCGTCGGGGAGGGGCACGACGTGTCGTCGGCGCTGCGTGTCGCCCAGGTCCCCGCCCCCGCCGCCGAGTTCGTGCGCACGACCTTCGGGATCATCGCCGACCGGCCCCTGCACTGCCGGGCGGCCGCCTTCGCCTTCTCCCGCGAGGACCTCATCCCGGACATGTTCGACCAGGTGATCAAGAAGGAGGGCACCGCACGGTTCCCGCTCTTCCGCGACTACCTGGCCCGCCATATCGAGGTCGACGGCGAGGAGCACACCCCCATGGCCATGCAGATGGTCGCCGACCTCTGCGGCACGGACGACACCCGCTGGCAGGAGGCCGTCGAGACGGCGACCCTCGCGCTGGAAGCGAGGTCCCGCCTGTGGGACGGCATCACGGAGACGATGGAGGGGTTGGAGACGAAGGCGGGGACAAAGGTGGGGGCGAAGGCGACGGGCTGA
- the pabB gene encoding aminodeoxychorismate synthase component I — translation MKTLLIDNYDSYTYNLFQLIAEVNGEEPVVILNDAPAGAMENLAEFDNVVVSPGPGHPATARDFGISARMLAESPVPVLGVCLGHQGIALGEHGRVAPAPEPRHGHLSTVRHDGRDLFQGLPQNFTAVRYHSLSVREPLPETLEATAWAEDGVLMGLRHRSRPLWGVQFHPESVLTEYGHRMLVNFRNLTAELARKTRAKNTAVPRTEASVPRPAGRSSAAAGTSSHNAGPSVRAGARSGAGATSAGAGAGSHANAGPAETGATARPIDPSPTAPASLESPASPTSTSPTTIPRPRRAGRPAFRLHTRRVAGAVDAEAAFTRMYGASPRAFWLDSSRVERGQSRFSFFGDDSGPLAEFVRYDVEAGRCEIERAGRPTRKVAASVFDYLKRQLTSRRVDATGLPFDFTGGYVGYFGYETKSDCGSPNRHRAETPDACWLFADRLIAVDHQKGFTYAVCLAEDTPQAAGEATDWLESALAQLTFVAADPGTAPPTVPPEGPDLAAAEPWLVRGRDTYLADIEACQRELRAGTSYEICLTNAARLPAPPDAYEFYRVLRRVNPAPYAAFLRFGDLDVACSSPERFLRITRDGVAEAKPIKGTAPRGDGPREDARLRDALAADAKTRAENLMIVDLLRNDLGRVCRTGSVRVSRLMATETYATVHQLVSTVEGRLREGTDAVDCVRACFPGGSMTGAPKLRTMEIIDGLETEARGVYSGALGYLGCSGGADLSIVIRTAVLADGLMRLGAGGAIVLDSDPVAEYDEMLLKTAAQMRAHREHTVARIRGERTETAARAGARVRRTVAEEPAR, via the coding sequence GTGAAGACCCTGCTCATCGACAATTACGACTCGTACACGTACAACCTGTTCCAGCTGATCGCCGAGGTCAACGGCGAGGAACCGGTGGTGATCCTCAATGACGCGCCCGCCGGCGCCATGGAGAATCTCGCGGAATTCGACAACGTGGTGGTGTCGCCGGGCCCGGGGCACCCGGCGACGGCGCGTGACTTCGGCATCAGTGCCCGGATGCTCGCCGAGTCCCCGGTCCCCGTACTCGGCGTCTGCCTCGGCCACCAGGGCATCGCCCTCGGGGAGCACGGCCGGGTGGCCCCCGCCCCCGAACCCCGGCACGGGCATCTGTCCACGGTCCGGCACGACGGGCGGGACCTGTTCCAGGGACTGCCGCAGAACTTCACCGCGGTCCGCTACCACTCGCTGTCCGTACGAGAGCCGCTGCCCGAAACGCTGGAGGCCACCGCCTGGGCGGAGGACGGCGTCCTGATGGGCCTGCGACACCGCAGCAGGCCGCTGTGGGGGGTGCAGTTCCACCCGGAGTCGGTGCTCACGGAGTACGGCCACCGCATGCTCGTGAACTTCCGCAACCTGACGGCGGAGCTGGCCCGCAAGACCCGTGCGAAGAACACCGCGGTGCCCCGGACCGAGGCGTCGGTGCCCCGTCCGGCGGGCAGATCGTCGGCCGCGGCCGGCACGTCGTCCCACAACGCCGGACCGTCTGTCCGGGCCGGCGCCAGGTCGGGCGCGGGCGCCACATCGGCCGGGGCGGGCGCCGGGTCGCACGCGAACGCCGGACCCGCCGAGACGGGCGCCACAGCGCGCCCGATCGACCCGTCCCCGACGGCTCCCGCGTCGCTTGAGTCGCCCGCGTCACCCACCTCGACGTCACCCACGACCATCCCCCGCCCCCGGCGTGCCGGCCGTCCCGCGTTTCGGCTGCACACCCGGCGTGTCGCCGGAGCGGTCGACGCGGAGGCCGCGTTCACGCGGATGTACGGTGCCTCGCCGCGGGCGTTCTGGCTGGACAGCTCCCGTGTCGAGCGGGGGCAGTCCCGCTTCTCGTTCTTCGGTGACGACAGCGGCCCACTCGCCGAGTTCGTCCGCTACGACGTCGAGGCCGGCCGCTGTGAGATCGAGCGGGCCGGGCGGCCCACGCGCAAGGTCGCGGCGAGTGTCTTCGACTACCTCAAGCGGCAGTTGACGAGCCGTCGGGTGGACGCGACCGGGCTGCCCTTCGACTTCACCGGCGGCTACGTGGGCTACTTCGGCTACGAGACGAAGTCCGACTGCGGCTCGCCGAACCGCCACCGTGCCGAAACGCCGGACGCCTGCTGGCTGTTCGCCGACCGGCTGATCGCGGTGGATCACCAGAAGGGCTTCACCTACGCGGTCTGCCTGGCGGAGGACACCCCGCAGGCAGCCGGGGAGGCCACCGACTGGCTGGAGAGCGCGCTGGCGCAGCTCACCTTCGTCGCGGCGGACCCCGGCACGGCGCCGCCGACCGTGCCGCCCGAGGGTCCGGACCTCGCCGCCGCCGAGCCGTGGCTGGTGCGCGGCCGGGACACCTATCTCGCGGACATCGAGGCCTGCCAACGGGAACTCAGGGCCGGCACCAGCTACGAGATCTGTCTGACCAACGCCGCCCGGTTACCCGCACCGCCCGACGCGTACGAGTTCTACCGGGTGCTGCGCCGCGTCAATCCGGCGCCGTACGCGGCCTTCCTGAGATTCGGCGACCTCGACGTGGCCTGTTCCTCACCCGAGCGGTTCCTGCGGATCACGCGGGACGGTGTCGCCGAGGCCAAGCCGATCAAGGGCACCGCGCCGCGGGGTGACGGGCCCCGGGAGGACGCCCGGCTCCGGGACGCGCTGGCGGCGGACGCCAAGACGCGTGCCGAGAACCTGATGATCGTCGACCTGCTCCGCAACGACCTGGGCCGGGTCTGCCGTACCGGGTCCGTGCGCGTGTCCCGGCTGATGGCCACCGAGACGTACGCGACCGTGCACCAGCTCGTCTCCACCGTCGAGGGGCGGCTGCGGGAGGGCACGGACGCGGTGGACTGCGTGCGGGCGTGCTTTCCCGGCGGGTCGATGACCGGCGCGCCGAAGCTGCGCACGATGGAGATCATCGACGGGCTGGAGACCGAGGCCCGCGGGGTCTACTCCGGGGCCCTCGGCTATCTGGGGTGCAGCGGCGGCGCGGACCTGAGCATCGTCATCCGTACGGCCGTGCTGGCGGACGGTCTGATGCGGCTGGGCGCCGGTGGCGCGATCGTCCTCGACTCCGATCCGGTCGCCGAGTACGACGAGATGCTGCTGAAGACGGCCGCGCAGATGCGGGCCCACCGGGAACACACGGTCGCCCGGATCCGGGGGGAACGTACGGAGACCGCGGCTCGGGCCGGTGCCCGGGTCCGCCGGACCGTCGCCGAGGAGCCCGCGCGATGA
- a CDS encoding benzoate-CoA ligase family protein, whose protein sequence is MTTAQTAPTPADAEAPGNLAAHLAALAERRGWTDRPAFHQGHRAWTHGEVHDLGSRAAAVFAGLGVRPGDRVLLALPDGIAWVTAFLGAARLGAVAVLVNPELPAAEHGFVAEDTEAVLCVTGPGLEERFSDRACLGADQLVALGAAAEPAAAHPVDAHAPLYVQYTSGTTGRPKGVVHCHADPKTYHDLIGRRLLRITPDDVTLSVSKLYFAYGFGNAFVFPLFSGSSAVLVDRRPAPAAVDELVARHRVTLLYSVPSAYAALVADRGSGHGACFASLRAAVSAGEGMPAGLGRQVTELLGAPVLEQIGSTEAGHAFCANSFEHNHPGTVGRPVPGFEVELRDRAGQPVPDGATGELWVRGPTVTPGYLNRPEETDRALVGGWLATRDRARREPDGSYRHLGRSDDMEMVGGITVSPLEVEAVLRAHPAVREVAVAAVTDGRGFSRLRAFVVPVATPSARLEDDLVGLARERLAAFKVPRSVSFVPSLPRTPTGKLRRHLVRQGAW, encoded by the coding sequence ATGACGACTGCGCAGACCGCGCCGACTCCGGCCGACGCCGAGGCCCCCGGCAACCTGGCGGCGCACCTCGCCGCACTCGCCGAGCGTCGCGGCTGGACCGACCGGCCCGCCTTCCACCAGGGTCACCGGGCCTGGACCCACGGGGAGGTGCACGACCTCGGGTCCCGGGCGGCCGCGGTGTTCGCAGGGCTCGGTGTGCGTCCCGGGGACCGGGTGCTGCTCGCCCTGCCCGACGGGATCGCCTGGGTGACGGCCTTCCTGGGGGCAGCCCGCCTCGGTGCCGTGGCCGTCCTGGTCAACCCGGAACTCCCCGCCGCCGAGCACGGGTTCGTGGCCGAGGACACCGAGGCCGTGCTGTGCGTGACCGGGCCGGGCCTGGAGGAACGGTTCTCCGACCGGGCTTGCCTCGGCGCCGACCAGCTGGTCGCGCTCGGCGCCGCCGCCGAACCGGCCGCCGCCCACCCGGTCGACGCGCACGCCCCGCTGTACGTCCAGTACACGTCCGGTACGACGGGCCGCCCCAAGGGGGTCGTGCACTGCCACGCCGACCCGAAGACGTACCACGACCTGATCGGCCGACGGCTGCTGCGGATCACCCCGGACGACGTCACCCTGTCGGTGTCGAAGCTGTACTTCGCCTACGGCTTCGGCAACGCCTTCGTCTTCCCGCTCTTCTCCGGCTCCTCCGCCGTACTGGTGGACCGGCGTCCGGCCCCGGCCGCCGTCGACGAACTCGTCGCCCGGCACCGGGTGACCCTGCTCTACTCCGTACCGTCCGCGTACGCCGCGCTCGTGGCCGACCGGGGCAGCGGACACGGGGCCTGCTTCGCCTCCCTACGGGCGGCGGTGTCGGCCGGCGAGGGCATGCCGGCCGGGCTCGGCCGGCAGGTCACCGAGCTGCTCGGCGCACCGGTCCTGGAGCAGATCGGCTCCACCGAGGCGGGGCACGCCTTCTGCGCCAACAGCTTCGAGCACAACCACCCGGGCACGGTCGGCCGTCCCGTCCCCGGCTTCGAGGTGGAGCTGCGCGACCGTGCCGGGCAGCCGGTGCCGGACGGCGCGACGGGTGAACTGTGGGTGCGCGGGCCGACGGTGACGCCCGGCTATCTGAACCGGCCCGAGGAGACGGACCGCGCCCTGGTCGGCGGCTGGCTCGCCACCCGGGACCGGGCCCGCCGCGAGCCGGACGGCAGCTACCGTCACCTGGGCCGCAGCGACGACATGGAGATGGTCGGCGGCATCACCGTCTCCCCGTTGGAGGTGGAGGCCGTGCTGCGCGCCCATCCGGCGGTGAGGGAGGTCGCGGTCGCCGCCGTCACGGACGGGCGCGGCTTCAGCCGGCTGCGCGCGTTCGTGGTGCCCGTCGCAACGCCGTCGGCCCGGCTGGAGGACGACCTCGTCGGTCTGGCCCGTGAGCGCCTCGCCGCGTTCAAGGTCCCCAGAAGCGTCAGTTTCGTCCCGTCGCTGCCCCGCACCCCGACCGGAAAGCTCCGCCGGCACCTGGTCCGCCAGGGCGCCTGGTGA
- a CDS encoding FAD-dependent monooxygenase, translating to MKPVVVVGAGPVGLSAALGLRAGGLPVVLLEADPENRERPGSRALFVHRETLGLLDGMSPGLAAEITSYGRTWQTRRTLYRGREVYARTFPRASGTPPFTSLRQVDTERFLRAACERAGVEFVWGARVTRVRSTETGVSLTGEDGRVWTGAYAVAADGARSAVRRELGIAMEGVRGEGFHVVVDVADVPGAELPLERVFHYEHPGTGGRSVMRVPFTGGFQVDLQCRDEDAEEAYGTEEAVRRWLPGVVGDGYDERILWVSTYRFLRKVAASFTDPHRRVLLVGEAAHLFPPFGARGMNSGIADAAAAAKAVATGTAGAVAGFAEVRRAAGLYNSAAAGAALEHLRPRRRIVRVRQRAAAVLSPVLPRCGSWLEHAPYGPRRGAPAATGTY from the coding sequence GTGAAGCCGGTCGTCGTGGTCGGCGCCGGCCCCGTGGGACTGTCGGCGGCCCTGGGACTGCGGGCGGGCGGACTGCCGGTCGTCCTGCTGGAGGCGGACCCCGAGAACCGCGAACGGCCGGGCAGCCGCGCCCTGTTCGTGCACCGGGAGACCCTCGGCCTGCTCGACGGGATGTCTCCCGGGCTCGCCGCCGAGATCACGTCGTACGGACGGACCTGGCAGACCCGGCGCACCCTCTACCGGGGCCGCGAGGTGTACGCCCGGACCTTCCCGCGGGCCTCCGGCACGCCGCCCTTCACCAGCCTGCGCCAGGTGGACACCGAGCGCTTCCTGCGCGCCGCCTGCGAGCGGGCGGGGGTCGAGTTCGTGTGGGGCGCCCGCGTCACGCGCGTCCGCAGCACGGAGACGGGCGTCTCGCTGACCGGTGAGGACGGGCGGGTGTGGACGGGCGCGTACGCCGTCGCCGCCGACGGTGCCCGCTCCGCGGTCCGGCGGGAGCTGGGCATCGCCATGGAGGGCGTTCGGGGTGAGGGCTTCCACGTGGTCGTGGACGTGGCCGACGTCCCGGGCGCGGAACTGCCGCTGGAGCGGGTCTTCCACTACGAGCATCCGGGGACCGGCGGCCGCAGCGTGATGCGGGTGCCGTTCACCGGGGGCTTCCAGGTCGATCTGCAGTGCCGGGACGAGGACGCGGAGGAGGCCTACGGCACCGAGGAGGCCGTACGCCGGTGGCTGCCCGGGGTCGTCGGGGACGGGTACGACGAGCGGATCCTGTGGGTGTCGACGTACCGTTTCCTGCGGAAGGTCGCGGCCTCCTTCACCGATCCCCACCGGCGGGTGCTGCTGGTCGGGGAGGCGGCGCATCTCTTCCCGCCGTTCGGCGCGCGCGGCATGAACAGCGGGATCGCGGACGCCGCCGCGGCGGCGAAGGCCGTCGCGACCGGTACGGCGGGGGCGGTCGCCGGGTTCGCCGAGGTACGGCGTGCGGCGGGCCTGTACAACAGCGCCGCCGCCGGGGCCGCGCTGGAGCACCTGCGGCCACGGCGCCGGATCGTCCGGGTCCGGCAGCGTGCCGCGGCGGTCCTCTCGCCCGTGCTGCCCCGGTGCGGGTCGTGGCTGGAGCACGCGCCGTACGGGCCCCGGCGCGGGGCGCCGGCGGCGACCGGCACGTACTGA
- a CDS encoding aminotransferase class IV, protein MTTRSAIAEGLSTWTPGRGLVAAAADGGGRLLAADSWLLREGRMRGYARHRERFLRACAECGGPGPRRLVEFWQDVTAVLPRTGEWFPRVELTAGSMELRLLLRQAPPLAREVRVWAAGQPDPRTAPRRKGPDLDALARVRGRAFDEGAEEAVLVTPSGLVLESATASVLWWEDDTLCLPSPRLPVLAGVTAGLVQERARRSGVRVASRERTVAELDGREVWLVNALHGIRPVTGWIGRPMKAAPAARAEEWRNWLDDILEPLPTD, encoded by the coding sequence TTGACGACACGATCGGCGATCGCGGAAGGGCTGTCGACCTGGACGCCCGGCCGGGGCCTGGTCGCGGCGGCCGCGGACGGAGGCGGACGGCTGCTCGCCGCGGACTCGTGGCTGCTGCGCGAGGGCCGGATGCGCGGGTACGCCCGGCACCGGGAGCGGTTTCTGCGCGCGTGCGCCGAGTGCGGCGGGCCGGGGCCGCGCCGGCTGGTCGAGTTCTGGCAGGACGTGACCGCCGTACTGCCGCGCACGGGTGAGTGGTTTCCCCGGGTGGAACTCACGGCGGGATCAATGGAGTTGCGGCTGCTGCTGCGGCAGGCCCCGCCGCTCGCCCGCGAGGTGCGGGTCTGGGCGGCGGGGCAGCCCGATCCGCGGACCGCCCCGCGTCGCAAGGGCCCGGACCTGGACGCCCTGGCCCGGGTCCGCGGGCGGGCCTTCGACGAGGGTGCGGAGGAGGCGGTGCTCGTCACGCCCTCCGGTCTCGTGCTGGAGTCGGCCACGGCGAGCGTGCTGTGGTGGGAGGACGACACCCTGTGCCTGCCCTCGCCGCGGCTGCCCGTCCTGGCCGGGGTGACCGCCGGGCTCGTCCAGGAGCGGGCCCGGCGCTCGGGAGTCCGGGTCGCGTCTCGCGAGCGGACCGTGGCGGAGCTGGACGGCCGTGAGGTGTGGCTGGTCAACGCGCTGCACGGGATCCGGCCGGTGACGGGCTGGATCGGACGGCCGATGAAGGCGGCACCGGCGGCGCGTGCCGAAGAATGGCGAAATTGGCTGGACGACATCCTGGAGCCGCTGCCGACCGACTGA